One Phoenix dactylifera cultivar Barhee BC4 unplaced genomic scaffold, palm_55x_up_171113_PBpolish2nd_filt_p 000089F, whole genome shotgun sequence DNA window includes the following coding sequences:
- the LOC103713514 gene encoding E3 ubiquitin-protein ligase RHF2A-like isoform X1 — protein sequence MEDTAKMESHLSSAAAFVEGGIQDACDDACSICLEAFCDSDPSAATGCKHEFHLQCILEWCQRSSQCPMCWQSISLKDPTSQELLEAVEQERGIRVNRSRHATIFHHPMLGDFELQHLPVGADDAELEERIIQHLNAAAAMGRVHHIARRESPQGRSASQGRSQFLVFSGPSSGPSIGSVSASSAHRWENEPAPAITAAIPSIPLAATEVESIHQDEVSTGQADQVTTLPSGNSVAAANSPRIFAGQSMPVSQDRAGPSDFHSFSESLKSRLSAVSMRYKESITKSTRGWKERLFTRSTSIADLGSEVRREVNAGIATVSRMIERLETRENVGASGTSASNSAQTHSVTETSDGRAIGSHINSLPNDTNISASCAANSDEEGGTLLLEYPNFEKHGGIVSGHILL from the exons ATGGAGGACACTGCTAAGATGGAGAGCCATCTGTCATCTGCAGCCGCGTTCGTTGAAGGGGGCATCCAGGATGCCTGCGATGATGCTTGCAGCATATGCCTTGAGGCCTTCTGTGacagcgacccttcggcg GCGACTGGTTGCAAGCATGAGTTCCATCTTCAGTGCATTCTTGAATG GTGCCAAAGAAGCTCGCAATGCCCCATGTGTTGGCAGTCCATTAGCTTGAAGGATCCTACAAG CCAGGAACTACTTGAGGCTGTGGAACAAGAGAGGGGCATCAGAGTTAATCGATCGCGCCATGCTACCATTTTCCATCACCCGATGCTTGGAGATTTTGAATTGCAGCAT TTGCCAGTCGGTGCGGATGATGCTGAACTTGAAGAGCGTATTATCCAACACTTAAATGCTGCTGCTGCAATGGGTAGAGTACATCACATTGCTAGAAGAGAGAGTCCGCAGGGTAGGTCAGCGTCTCAGGGGCGATCACAATTTCTGGTTTTCTCAGGGCCTTCAAGTGGACCTTCTATTGGCTCTGTATCTGCATCTTCTGCTCATAGATGGGAAAATGAACCAGCCCCAGCTATCACTGCTGCTATTCCATCAATTCCCCTTGCTGCTACAGAAGTGGAATCTATACACCAGGATGAGGTAAGCACAGGTCAAGCTGATCAAGTTACTACCTTGCCATCTGGAAATAGTGTTGCTGCTGCTAACAGTCCCCG GATTTTTGCTGGTCAGTCTATGCCCGTCAGCCAGGATAGAGCAGGACCATCTGATTTCCATTCATTTTCAGAGTCCTTAAAATCTCGCCTCAGTGCGGTCTCAATGAG ATACAAAGAATCAATAACTAAGAGTACGAGAGGATGGAAAGAGAGGCTGTTCACCCGAAGCACTTCTATAGCAGATCTTGGTTCTGAAGTCAGGCGAGAGGTTAATGCTGGAATTGCCACTGTGTCACGCATGATAGAGCGCCTCGAAACAAGAGAAAATGTTGGAGCATCTGGAACCTCTGCCTCGAATAGCGCTCAAACTCATTCAGTTACAGAGACAAGTGATGGGAGGGCTATAGGGAGTCATATTAACAGTCTTCCGAATGATACCAATATATCAGCTTCTTGTGCTGCAAATTCAG
- the LOC103713514 gene encoding E3 ubiquitin-protein ligase RHF2A-like isoform X3 produces MEDTAKMESHLSSAAAFVEGGIQDACDDACSICLEAFCDSDPSAATGCKHEFHLQCILEWCQRSSQCPMCWQSISLKDPTSQELLEAVEQERGIRVNRSRHATIFHHPMLGDFELQHLPVGADDAELEERIIQHLNAAAAMGPSSGPSIGSVSASSAHRWENEPAPAITAAIPSIPLAATEVESIHQDEVSTGQADQVTTLPSGNSVAAANSPRIFAGQSMPVSQDRAGPSDFHSFSESLKSRLSAVSMRYKESITKSTRGWKERLFTRSTSIADLGSEVRREVNAGIATVSRMIERLETRENVGASGTSASNSAQTHSVTETSDGRAIGSHINSLPNDTNISASCAANSDEEGGTLLLEYPNFEKHGGIVSGHILL; encoded by the exons ATGGAGGACACTGCTAAGATGGAGAGCCATCTGTCATCTGCAGCCGCGTTCGTTGAAGGGGGCATCCAGGATGCCTGCGATGATGCTTGCAGCATATGCCTTGAGGCCTTCTGTGacagcgacccttcggcg GCGACTGGTTGCAAGCATGAGTTCCATCTTCAGTGCATTCTTGAATG GTGCCAAAGAAGCTCGCAATGCCCCATGTGTTGGCAGTCCATTAGCTTGAAGGATCCTACAAG CCAGGAACTACTTGAGGCTGTGGAACAAGAGAGGGGCATCAGAGTTAATCGATCGCGCCATGCTACCATTTTCCATCACCCGATGCTTGGAGATTTTGAATTGCAGCAT TTGCCAGTCGGTGCGGATGATGCTGAACTTGAAGAGCGTATTATCCAACACTTAAATGCTGCTGCTGCAATGG GGCCTTCAAGTGGACCTTCTATTGGCTCTGTATCTGCATCTTCTGCTCATAGATGGGAAAATGAACCAGCCCCAGCTATCACTGCTGCTATTCCATCAATTCCCCTTGCTGCTACAGAAGTGGAATCTATACACCAGGATGAGGTAAGCACAGGTCAAGCTGATCAAGTTACTACCTTGCCATCTGGAAATAGTGTTGCTGCTGCTAACAGTCCCCG GATTTTTGCTGGTCAGTCTATGCCCGTCAGCCAGGATAGAGCAGGACCATCTGATTTCCATTCATTTTCAGAGTCCTTAAAATCTCGCCTCAGTGCGGTCTCAATGAG ATACAAAGAATCAATAACTAAGAGTACGAGAGGATGGAAAGAGAGGCTGTTCACCCGAAGCACTTCTATAGCAGATCTTGGTTCTGAAGTCAGGCGAGAGGTTAATGCTGGAATTGCCACTGTGTCACGCATGATAGAGCGCCTCGAAACAAGAGAAAATGTTGGAGCATCTGGAACCTCTGCCTCGAATAGCGCTCAAACTCATTCAGTTACAGAGACAAGTGATGGGAGGGCTATAGGGAGTCATATTAACAGTCTTCCGAATGATACCAATATATCAGCTTCTTGTGCTGCAAATTCAG
- the LOC103713514 gene encoding E3 ubiquitin-protein ligase RHF2A-like isoform X2: protein MEDTAKMESHLSSAAAFVEGGIQDACDDACSICLEAFCDSDPSAATGCKHEFHLQCILEWCQRSSQCPMCWQSISLKDPTSQELLEAVEQERGIRVNRSRHATIFHHPMLGDFELQHLPVGADDAELEERIIQHLNAAAAMGRVHHIARRESPQGRSASQGRSQFLVFSGPSSGPSIGSVSASSAHRWENEPAPAITAAIPSIPLAATEVESIHQDEVSTGQADQVTTLPSGNSVAAANSPRIFAGQSMPVSQDRAGPSDFHSFSESLKSRLSAVSMRYKESITKSTRGWKERLFTRSTSIADLGSEVRREVNAGIATVSRMIERLETRENVGASGTSASNSAQTHSVTETSDGRAIGSHINSLPNDTNISASCAANSGHILL from the exons ATGGAGGACACTGCTAAGATGGAGAGCCATCTGTCATCTGCAGCCGCGTTCGTTGAAGGGGGCATCCAGGATGCCTGCGATGATGCTTGCAGCATATGCCTTGAGGCCTTCTGTGacagcgacccttcggcg GCGACTGGTTGCAAGCATGAGTTCCATCTTCAGTGCATTCTTGAATG GTGCCAAAGAAGCTCGCAATGCCCCATGTGTTGGCAGTCCATTAGCTTGAAGGATCCTACAAG CCAGGAACTACTTGAGGCTGTGGAACAAGAGAGGGGCATCAGAGTTAATCGATCGCGCCATGCTACCATTTTCCATCACCCGATGCTTGGAGATTTTGAATTGCAGCAT TTGCCAGTCGGTGCGGATGATGCTGAACTTGAAGAGCGTATTATCCAACACTTAAATGCTGCTGCTGCAATGGGTAGAGTACATCACATTGCTAGAAGAGAGAGTCCGCAGGGTAGGTCAGCGTCTCAGGGGCGATCACAATTTCTGGTTTTCTCAGGGCCTTCAAGTGGACCTTCTATTGGCTCTGTATCTGCATCTTCTGCTCATAGATGGGAAAATGAACCAGCCCCAGCTATCACTGCTGCTATTCCATCAATTCCCCTTGCTGCTACAGAAGTGGAATCTATACACCAGGATGAGGTAAGCACAGGTCAAGCTGATCAAGTTACTACCTTGCCATCTGGAAATAGTGTTGCTGCTGCTAACAGTCCCCG GATTTTTGCTGGTCAGTCTATGCCCGTCAGCCAGGATAGAGCAGGACCATCTGATTTCCATTCATTTTCAGAGTCCTTAAAATCTCGCCTCAGTGCGGTCTCAATGAG ATACAAAGAATCAATAACTAAGAGTACGAGAGGATGGAAAGAGAGGCTGTTCACCCGAAGCACTTCTATAGCAGATCTTGGTTCTGAAGTCAGGCGAGAGGTTAATGCTGGAATTGCCACTGTGTCACGCATGATAGAGCGCCTCGAAACAAGAGAAAATGTTGGAGCATCTGGAACCTCTGCCTCGAATAGCGCTCAAACTCATTCAGTTACAGAGACAAGTGATGGGAGGGCTATAGGGAGTCATATTAACAGTCTTCCGAATGATACCAATATATCAGCTTCTTGTGCTGCAAATTCAG